A single region of the Streptomyces sp. NBC_01262 genome encodes:
- the ald gene encoding alanine dehydrogenase has product MKVGIPREVKNNEFRVAITPAGVHELVRHGHQVFVEQGAGLGSSIPDAEYTGAGAVILGTADEVWATADLLLKVKEPIAEEYHRLRKDQTLFTYLHLAASLECTDALLDSGTTAIAYETVELANRALPLLAPMSEVAGRLAPQVGAYHLMRSAGGRGVLPGGVPGVAPARAVVIGGGVSGWNAAQIAIGMGFHVTLLDRDINKLREADKIFGTKVTTIVSNAYELEKAVLDADLVIGAVLIPGAKAPKLVTNELVSRMKPGSVLVDIAIDQGGCFEDSRPTTHAEPTFAVHDSVFYCVANMPGAVPNTSTYALTNATLPYIVELADRGWREALRRDAALAKGLNTHEGQVVYGPVAEAHGLEAVDITTLLA; this is encoded by the coding sequence GTGAAGGTCGGCATCCCCCGCGAGGTCAAGAACAACGAGTTCCGCGTGGCCATCACCCCCGCCGGCGTGCACGAGCTCGTTCGCCACGGCCACCAGGTCTTCGTGGAGCAGGGGGCCGGCCTCGGCTCCTCCATCCCGGACGCGGAGTACACCGGCGCCGGCGCGGTCATCCTCGGCACCGCCGACGAGGTGTGGGCCACCGCAGACCTGCTGCTCAAGGTCAAGGAGCCGATCGCGGAGGAGTACCACCGCCTTCGCAAGGACCAGACCCTCTTCACCTACCTGCACCTCGCCGCCTCCCTCGAGTGCACCGACGCCCTGCTGGACTCCGGCACCACCGCCATCGCCTACGAGACCGTCGAGCTGGCCAACCGCGCGCTGCCGCTGCTCGCCCCGATGTCCGAGGTGGCCGGCCGGCTGGCCCCGCAGGTCGGCGCGTACCACCTGATGCGCTCGGCCGGCGGCCGCGGTGTGCTGCCCGGCGGTGTCCCGGGCGTGGCCCCGGCCAGGGCCGTCGTCATCGGCGGCGGGGTCTCCGGCTGGAACGCCGCGCAGATCGCCATCGGCATGGGCTTCCACGTGACCCTGCTCGACCGCGACATCAACAAGCTGCGCGAGGCCGACAAGATCTTCGGCACGAAGGTCACCACGATCGTCTCCAACGCCTACGAGCTGGAGAAGGCCGTCCTCGACGCCGACCTCGTCATCGGCGCGGTGCTGATCCCGGGCGCCAAGGCGCCGAAGCTGGTCACCAACGAGCTGGTCTCGCGCATGAAGCCGGGTTCCGTCCTTGTCGACATCGCGATCGACCAGGGCGGCTGCTTCGAGGACTCCCGCCCCACCACGCACGCCGAGCCGACCTTCGCCGTGCACGACTCGGTCTTCTACTGCGTCGCCAACATGCCCGGCGCGGTGCCCAACACGTCCACGTACGCGCTGACCAACGCCACGCTCCCGTACATCGTCGAGCTGGCCGACCGCGGCTGGCGCGAGGCGCTGCGGCGCGACGCGGCTCTCGCCAAGGGGCTCAACACGCATGAGGGCCAGGTCGTTTACGGTCCGGTGGCCGAGGCGCACGGCCTGGAAGCGGTCGACATCACGACGTTGCTGGCGTGA
- a CDS encoding ParA family protein yields the protein MAQYEDELQDSQLYDPDAEYEPDPEYAATLAPDAARQRRERVGPTGRPLPYFPIPGPLTEHGPAKIVAMCNQKGGVGKTTSTINLGAALAEYGRRVLLVDFDPQGALSVGLGVNPMELDITVYNLLMERGLVADDVLLKTAVPGMDLLPSNIDLSAAEVQLVSEVARESTLQRALKPLMSDYDYIVIDCQPSLGLLTVNALTAAHTVIVPLECEFFALRGVALLTETIEKVRERLNPELELDGILATMYDSRTVHSREVLARVVEAFDDNVFHTVIGRTVRFPETTVAGEPITTYASNSVGAAAYRQLAREVLARCHAE from the coding sequence ATGGCCCAATACGAGGACGAACTGCAGGACAGTCAGCTCTACGACCCCGACGCCGAATACGAGCCGGATCCCGAATACGCGGCCACGCTCGCGCCCGACGCCGCCCGGCAGCGCCGTGAGCGCGTCGGACCGACCGGCCGGCCGCTGCCGTACTTCCCGATCCCCGGACCGCTCACCGAGCACGGCCCGGCCAAGATCGTCGCGATGTGCAACCAGAAGGGCGGGGTCGGCAAGACCACCTCGACCATCAACCTCGGTGCCGCGCTGGCCGAATACGGCCGTCGCGTGCTGCTGGTGGACTTCGACCCGCAGGGCGCGCTGTCGGTCGGCCTCGGTGTCAACCCGATGGAACTGGACATCACCGTCTACAACCTGCTCATGGAGCGGGGGCTCGTCGCCGACGACGTGCTGCTGAAGACGGCGGTGCCGGGGATGGACCTGCTGCCCAGCAATATCGATTTGTCAGCGGCCGAGGTCCAGCTCGTCAGCGAGGTCGCCCGCGAGTCCACGCTCCAGCGCGCGCTCAAGCCGCTGATGTCGGACTACGACTACATCGTCATCGACTGCCAGCCCTCGCTCGGTCTGCTCACCGTCAACGCGCTGACCGCCGCCCACACGGTGATCGTGCCGCTGGAGTGCGAGTTCTTCGCGCTGCGCGGTGTCGCGCTGCTGACCGAGACCATCGAGAAGGTGCGCGAGCGGCTCAACCCCGAGCTCGAACTCGACGGCATCCTCGCCACGATGTACGACTCCCGCACGGTGCACAGCCGTGAGGTGCTCGCGCGGGTCGTCGAGGCCTTCGACGACAACGTCTTCCACACCGTCATCGGCCGTACGGTCCGCTTCCCGGAGACCACGGTCGCCGGTGAGCCGATCACCACGTACGCCTCCAACTCGGTCGGCGCCGCCGCCTATCGTCAGCTCGCCAGGGAGGTGCTCGCCCGGTGTCACGCCGAGTGA
- a CDS encoding segregation and condensation protein A yields the protein MTVPDASPPPPAPGRRLLGRGPGMASADSPPADPAGAEAVLLAEPEPEPAVVEPAVVEPAVVEPPVDEPPVVEPVPPPVPAEEANGRFTLRLANFEGPFDLLLQLISKHKLDVTEIALSRVTDEFMTYIRAMGPDWDLDQTTEFLVVAATLLDLKAARLLPAAEVEDEEDLALLEARDLLFARLLQYRAYKQIAAIFAERLEAEALYHPRTVGLEPQHAELLPEVVLSVGPERFAQLAVKAMQPKPKPQVYVEHIHAPLVSVREQAEHVIALLRERGEASFQELTADAADTLTVVARFLALLELYREKVVALDQEEALGTLQVRWTGGESDAERPLVTDEFDEPVKPDAKKDGKNDD from the coding sequence ATGACCGTTCCCGACGCCTCCCCGCCACCCCCTGCCCCCGGCCGCCGCCTGCTGGGCCGGGGCCCGGGCATGGCGTCGGCCGACTCCCCGCCGGCGGACCCCGCGGGCGCCGAAGCCGTACTCCTGGCGGAGCCGGAACCGGAGCCGGCGGTCGTCGAACCGGCGGTCGTCGAGCCCGCGGTTGTCGAGCCTCCGGTCGACGAGCCCCCGGTCGTCGAGCCCGTGCCGCCGCCCGTTCCGGCCGAGGAGGCCAACGGGCGGTTCACCCTGCGGCTGGCGAACTTCGAAGGGCCGTTCGACCTGCTCCTGCAGCTGATCTCGAAGCACAAGCTGGATGTGACCGAGATCGCGCTGTCCAGGGTCACCGACGAGTTCATGACGTACATCCGTGCGATGGGTCCGGACTGGGACCTCGACCAGACCACGGAGTTCCTGGTCGTCGCCGCGACCCTCCTCGACCTGAAGGCGGCCCGGCTGCTGCCCGCCGCCGAGGTGGAGGACGAGGAGGACCTGGCGCTGCTGGAGGCCCGGGACCTGCTCTTCGCGCGGCTGCTGCAGTACCGGGCGTACAAGCAGATCGCGGCGATCTTCGCGGAGCGGCTGGAGGCGGAGGCGCTCTACCACCCCCGTACCGTCGGCCTGGAGCCGCAGCACGCCGAGCTGCTGCCGGAGGTCGTGCTCAGCGTCGGGCCGGAGCGGTTCGCGCAGCTCGCGGTGAAGGCGATGCAGCCGAAGCCGAAGCCGCAGGTGTACGTGGAGCACATCCACGCACCGCTGGTGAGCGTACGGGAGCAGGCGGAGCATGTGATCGCGCTGCTGCGGGAGCGCGGGGAGGCCAGCTTCCAGGAGCTGACGGCCGACGCGGCGGACACCCTGACAGTCGTGGCGCGCTTCCTGGCCCTCCTGGAGCTCTACCGCGAGAAGGTCGTGGCCCTGGACCAGGAGGAGGCTCTCGGTACGCTCCAGGTCCGCTGGACGGGCGGGGAGAGCGACGCCGAGCGGCCGCTGGTGACGGACGAGTTCGACGAGCCGGTCAAGCCGGACGCGAAGAAGGACGGCAAGAACGATGACTGA
- the scpB gene encoding SMC-Scp complex subunit ScpB, with translation MTDQSHAPAPAPTGLLSAEVGELELKPALEAVLMVVDEPATEDQLAKVLERPRRAIGKALRELADEYAQDKRGFDLRLVAGGWRFYTRPAFAPAVEKFVLDGQQARLTQAALETLAVVAYRQPVSRSRVSAVRGVNCDGVMRTLLQRGLVEEGGTEPETGAILYRTTNYFLERMGLRGLDELPELAPFLPEVDAVEADSLEGIPSFDPDSITES, from the coding sequence ATGACTGACCAATCACACGCACCGGCGCCCGCACCCACCGGCCTGCTCTCCGCGGAGGTGGGCGAGCTGGAACTCAAGCCCGCCCTCGAAGCCGTGCTGATGGTCGTCGACGAGCCGGCCACCGAGGACCAGCTCGCGAAGGTCCTGGAACGGCCCCGCCGCGCGATCGGCAAGGCCCTGCGCGAGCTGGCCGACGAATACGCCCAGGACAAGCGCGGCTTCGACCTGCGGCTGGTCGCCGGCGGCTGGCGGTTCTACACCCGGCCCGCGTTCGCGCCCGCCGTGGAGAAGTTCGTCCTGGACGGCCAGCAGGCCCGGCTCACCCAGGCCGCGCTGGAGACGCTGGCCGTGGTCGCGTACCGCCAGCCGGTCAGCCGCTCCCGGGTCTCGGCGGTCCGCGGGGTCAACTGTGACGGGGTCATGCGGACCCTCCTCCAGCGGGGTCTGGTGGAGGAAGGTGGGACGGAACCCGAGACAGGTGCGATCCTGTACAGGACGACGAACTATTTCCTGGAGCGGATGGGCCTGCGCGGCCTGGACGAGCTACCCGAGCTCGCGCCCTTCCTCCCGGAGGTGGACGCCGTCGAGGCGGACTCCCTGGAGGGGATTCCGTCCTTCGACCCGGACTCGATTACGGAATCTTGA
- a CDS encoding pseudouridine synthase — protein sequence MRSSDRNSGGDRKPRSAGGSGGSGGGARRGGQSGGQGQSGGQGSGSRGGAPKEEPKRPAKPRPEERRYDVGDTGQSGANRPGGVAPSKPRSKPTGNRGRKPLPSPARPRELDAQIEERVRARHDKPKLNLPKTFPGAEQEGERLQKVLARAGMGSRRACEELIAQRRVEVNGQVVTEQGVRVDVHKDEVKVDGLTVATQSHLFFALNKPAGVVSTMEDPDGRQCLGDYVTNRESRLFHVGRLDTETEGIILLTNHGELAHRLTHPRYGVKKVYLAAIQGPLPRDLGKRLKDGIELEDGYARADHFRVVENVGKNYLVEVTLHEGRKHIVRRMLAEAGFPVERLVRTSFGPIPLGDQKSGWLRRLTNTEVGMLMAEVDL from the coding sequence ATGCGAAGCAGTGACAGGAACAGCGGCGGCGACCGGAAACCCCGGAGCGCGGGCGGCAGCGGCGGCAGTGGCGGCGGCGCCCGTCGCGGCGGCCAGAGCGGCGGCCAGGGCCAGAGCGGCGGCCAGGGCAGCGGCTCCCGCGGCGGAGCCCCCAAGGAAGAGCCGAAGCGCCCCGCCAAGCCCCGCCCCGAGGAGCGCCGCTACGACGTCGGCGACACGGGCCAGTCCGGCGCGAACCGGCCCGGCGGAGTCGCCCCGTCCAAGCCGCGCAGCAAGCCCACCGGCAACCGCGGCCGCAAGCCCCTGCCCTCCCCGGCCCGCCCCCGCGAGCTCGACGCCCAGATCGAGGAGCGGGTCCGCGCCCGGCACGACAAGCCGAAGCTGAACCTGCCCAAGACCTTCCCCGGCGCCGAGCAGGAGGGCGAGCGCCTGCAGAAGGTGCTGGCCAGGGCCGGCATGGGCTCGCGCCGCGCGTGCGAGGAGCTGATCGCGCAGCGCCGGGTCGAGGTCAACGGCCAGGTCGTCACCGAGCAGGGCGTCCGCGTGGACGTGCACAAGGACGAGGTCAAGGTCGACGGTCTGACCGTCGCCACCCAGTCCCACCTCTTCTTCGCCCTCAACAAGCCGGCCGGCGTCGTCTCCACCATGGAGGACCCCGACGGCCGCCAGTGCCTCGGCGACTACGTCACCAACCGGGAGAGCCGGCTCTTCCACGTCGGCCGGCTCGACACCGAGACCGAGGGCATCATCCTGCTCACCAACCACGGTGAGCTGGCCCACCGCCTCACCCACCCCCGCTACGGCGTCAAGAAGGTCTACCTCGCCGCGATCCAGGGCCCCCTGCCCCGCGACCTCGGCAAGCGCCTCAAGGACGGCATCGAGCTGGAGGACGGGTACGCCCGCGCCGACCACTTCCGGGTCGTGGAGAACGTAGGCAAGAACTACCTCGTCGAGGTCACCCTCCACGAGGGCCGCAAGCACATCGTCCGCCGCATGCTCGCCGAGGCCGGCTTCCCCGTCGAGCGGCTGGTGCGCACCAGCTTCGGCCCGATCCCGCTCGGCGACCAGAAGTCCGGCTGGCTGCGCCGCCTCACCAACACCGAGGTCGGCATGCTCATGGCCGAGGTCGACCTGTAG
- a CDS encoding nucleotidyltransferase domain-containing protein, which produces MTPIHSADRLREAGLPDLSPVLAERGHPVLFVTVSGAHLYGFPSRDSDVDLRGVHLLPLADIIGLREGDETQTRMWNRDGLDLDLVTHDLLKFARLMLRRNGYVLEQLLSPLVVHTTDVHARLIDLAPGVITRHHAHHYRGFARTQWELFEKTGELKPLLYTFRVLLTGIHLMHTGSVEAHLPTLLDTGIPAPSYVRELIQDKALAEHSLAEDLDAKRLRADVEALHTVLDQAQEASPLPDEATAYDALHDLVVRTRVTA; this is translated from the coding sequence ATGACCCCGATCCACTCCGCCGACCGCCTCCGCGAGGCCGGGCTCCCCGATCTGAGCCCGGTCCTCGCCGAACGGGGCCACCCGGTGCTGTTCGTCACCGTCTCCGGTGCGCACCTCTACGGGTTCCCCTCGCGCGACTCGGACGTGGACCTGCGCGGCGTCCACCTCCTCCCCCTCGCCGACATCATCGGACTGCGCGAGGGCGACGAGACCCAGACCCGCATGTGGAACCGTGACGGCCTCGACCTCGACCTCGTCACCCACGACCTGCTCAAGTTCGCCCGCCTCATGCTCCGCCGCAACGGCTACGTTCTGGAGCAACTGCTGTCCCCGCTGGTGGTGCACACCACCGACGTCCACGCCCGGCTCATCGACCTGGCCCCCGGCGTCATCACCCGCCACCACGCCCACCACTACCGCGGCTTCGCCCGCACCCAGTGGGAGCTCTTCGAGAAGACCGGTGAGCTCAAGCCGCTGCTCTACACCTTCCGCGTCCTCCTCACCGGTATCCACCTCATGCACACCGGTTCCGTCGAGGCGCACCTCCCCACCCTGCTCGACACGGGCATCCCCGCGCCCTCCTACGTCCGCGAGCTCATCCAGGACAAGGCCCTCGCCGAGCACAGCCTCGCCGAGGACCTGGACGCCAAGCGCCTGCGCGCCGACGTCGAAGCCCTCCACACCGTCCTCGACCAGGCCCAGGA